The following proteins are encoded in a genomic region of Cricetulus griseus strain 17A/GY chromosome 7, alternate assembly CriGri-PICRH-1.0, whole genome shotgun sequence:
- the Btnl10 gene encoding butyrophilin-like protein 10: protein MARPHHGDAATLPSFLVTFIFLQLLPAGNGKSDFRVLGPPDPLLAIFGQDKELLCKLSPNISAEGMELRWYRDQPSTAVHVHKNGEDVYEEQMVEYRGRTTFVGNHMVRGEAAVRINNVSMFDNGTYHCVFKEHTSYSQATLWLKVAGLGSSPRIHVTDTQDKRIRAECTSTGWFPEPKVEWLDLRGQPVPAETHFSATASTGLLTVVSIVTTKDRAVEGLTCSITNPLLPEKKVAETYLPASLFRMPLSAERVPVLPLILAALGLVTAAIACAFGRRHKEDKSEEEEEVDPRASAEVEPFHDSLSLDPETSSPKLVVSENQKSVKRLLFDQDLSPSSKRFDQDPCILAQEQFDAGRHYWEVEVGDRRAWILGVCLESLGREGRIPKSPQHGLWALEFYKKKLQALSYPRTHLSLPQPICRVGIFLDFEAGKISFHNAVNGSLIYVFSGLSFSGPLQPFFCLWTHDPRPLTICSVVRETEEVTDSSEGP, encoded by the exons ATGGCAAGGCCACACCATGGAGATGCTGCTACTCTGCCAAGCTTCTTAGTCACCTTCATCTTCCTGCAGCTCCTGCCTGCTGGGAACG GAAAATCAGATTTTCGTGTCCTTGGACCTCCTGACCCACTTCTGGCCATATTTGGGCAAGACAAAGAGTTGCTGTGCAAATTGTCACCCAACATCAGTGCTGAGGGCATGGAGCTGAGGTGGTACAGGGACCAGCCCTCAACAGCTGTGCACGTGCACAAGAACGGGGAGGATGTGTATGAAGAGCAGATGGTGGAATATAGGGGAAGGACCACATTTGTCGGCAACCACATGGTCAGAGGAGAGGCCGCTGTGAGGATAAACAATGTCTCCATGTTTGATAACGGGACTTATCACTGCGTCTTCAAGGAGCACACATCCTACAGCCAGGCCACCCTGTGGTTGAAGGTGGCAG GGCTGGGCTCATCACCCAGAATCCATGTGACTGACACCCAGGACAAAAGGATCCGGGCAGAGTGCACCTCAACAGGCTGGTTCCCAGAGCCCAAGGTGGAGTGGCTGGACCTCAGAGGACAGCCAGTGCCCGCTGAGACTCACTTCTCAGCCACAGCCAGCACTGGCCTCTTGACTGTGGTATCCATTGTGACTACCAAGGACAGGGCTGTGGAGGGCCTGACTTGCTCTATCACTAACCCCCTCCTCCCTGAGAAGAAAGTGGCTGAGACTTACCTGCCTG CCTCCCTGTTCAGAATGCCTCTGTCCGCCGAGAGGGTACCAGTTCTACCTCTGATCCTTGCGGCGCTGGGGCTTGTCACGGCAGCAATCGCCTGTGCTTTCGGGAGAAGGCACAAAGAGGATAAaagtgaggaggaagaagaagtggACCCAAGAGCCAGTGCTGAGGTTGAGCCCTTCCATG ACAGCCTGTCCCTGGACCCTGAAACCTCCAGTCCCAAACTCGTGGTGTCTGAGAATCAGAAAAGTGTGAAGCGGTTGCTATTTGACCAGGACCTGTCTCCCAGTTCCAAAAGATTTGACCAGGACCCCTGCATTCTGGCCCAGGAGCAGTTTGATGCAGGGAGACATTACTGGGAAGTAGAAGTTGGGGACAGGAGGGCCTGGATTCTGGGGGTGTGTCTGGAAAGTTTGGGACGGGAAGGTAGGATCCCTAAGTCACCTCAGCATGGCCTCTGGGCACTGGAGTTTTACAAGAAGAAACTCCAGGCCCTCTCCTACCCCAGGACTCACCTGTCTCTTCCACAACCCATCTGTCGTGTGGGCATCTTCTTAGATTTTGAGGCAGGGAAAATCTCCTTTCACAATGCAGTCAATGGCTCCCTTATCTATGTGTTCTCAGGGCTGTCTTTTTCTGGTCCCTTACAACCATTCTTCTGCCTCTGGACCCATGACCCCAGGCCCCTGACCATCTGCTCAGTGGTCAGAGAGACTGAAGAAGTCACAGACTCCTCTGAAGGTCCTTGA